Within Candidatus Poribacteria bacterium, the genomic segment TCTGAGGGTAGGTTAAACCGAAGGGTGTTTTAGGCGTCAGACGCCAGAACTCGGTTATGAACCTCTCGCATCCCCCCAGTATCATATACATCCCGAACAGATATCCCGGCATATCCTCCACCTTCTTACGCATATGCCAGAGGTAAAAGAAGATGGGCAGTGACAGGGCTATCTCATACAGCGGTGTAGGATGGACCCTGACGCCGGGCGGTGTCGGGACGGTGCCGTGAGGAAAGGCCATCGCCCAGGGCAGATTGGAGGGCGGACCGTAATCGCCGTCGCCTGAGAGGAAGCATCCCATTCTCCCTATGGCGTATCCCAGGGCTATAAGCGGTCCTATCGGATCGGCCACCTTCCAGAAGGGATTGCCTTTGCAGGAGAGCTTTATCGTCAGCGCGACCGCCAGGGCGGCCAACATCACGCCCCCATACCAGGTCAATCCGCTCCCCGTGAAGAGCGACGAGAGAGGGCTGTGGATGAACTCCCCGAAGTGCTCGAAGGCCCAATAGAACTTCGCGCCTATTATACCACCGGCGATAGCCGCTATGGTTATCCAGCTAGCCGTATTGCCGTTAACGCCCCTGCGGGCAAGCTCCTTCTGCAGAAGTATTGAGGTTGTGATGAAAGCCAGCGCCATCATCACCCCGAACGACCATACCGTTATCGGCCCTATCTGAAATAGTTTGGGATACATCACCTACCTCCTCTGGATTTGGCGAGCACCTCAAGCGGAGGTGTCTCCCTGTAAAAGACATACATCGGCTTGCCGCATTTCTTATGTGTTATCAGCAGCGTCTTCTCGTTGGGATAGACCTGGGGCTTAGTATCACCTCTGGCGAAGCCGGTGATGAAGGTGTTGACGGGTATCTTGATCGTGAACCTCCTGCCGCAGTTGACACATCTGATCCTCTCACGCCTGAGATTTTTGAAGGGTTTGGAGGTCAGGAAATAGAGGATCACGCCCACGGATCCGCCGATGATCACGTCAGTAAATATCTCGGCGTGTTTCCCTCCGTAATAGGCGAACAGGATGGTCGCCACCCCCACGCCCATCGCCAGGAAAAGTCTGGATGTCTCGGGTCTCAGCTTGTCCTTTAAAGCCATCTCATCATACCTCTCAAGCTCTTTCTGAGGTTCATCATGGACTTAAACCTCGCGCTCATAAGCTCCAATCGGAACCTAAGGGTTTTGATCTTCCCCCTCACCTCCTCGGCCATCCTCTCAAACAGATCTTCGCCCCGTCTTTTTGCGGCCTCGACCTGACATTTCAGCCTATACATCGGCGATCTCCTTATCCTTTCTATCTCCTCTTTCAGCTCGGCGATCACGCGATCCAGCCTCCTGTCCTGCTCCCTGAGCCTTTCGATCCTCCGCTTTTTGCTGGGCTCTTCGATCTCATCATCGACCTGCACCGAGAGCTTTCGGAGGAGCTGAAGATCGCCCTCCTCATAAGCCTTATTGATGATGGCCATCATCCGCTCGCTTTTCTCCTTGTCCTCAGCCTTATCGGGGTGATACTTTTTAGCCAACTTCAGGTAGAGCCTCCTCATCTCCTCCCGTTCCGTTCGATCCGATTCCCCGGGTTCGAATTCATCTTTGATCTTCTCCAACATCTCCTCCTGTTTCTCCACCTTAGCCCTCTCCCATTTCAGTTTCCCCTCTATCAGTTGATCGATCTCCTCCTCGGTCATATTCGGATTGGCGTTTGCGGTTTCGATCTTAAGCGAATATTCCTTCAGCTTCACCTTCAGCCTATCCAGTTCGAGGAGCAGTTTACCGATCATAGCCCCGTATTCCGCCTCAAAACGACGCAGATCGAGTTTCATCTCTTCAAGCTCCAGGCACAGATGGGCGATCTGTTCCCGTTTGGCCTCGATCTTCCTGCTCTCGATCTCTATCACCAGATCCTCTATGCTCTTTTGTGAGACGATCTCAAACCGGCACCTCATAACGTTACTATTATATCACAAAGGTGGTGAAATATGTAACTTGGAGGGTATTCTCGACTCACGATGACATTACTAAGCGAGAGTCAACTGGGCTTCTCAGCTTTGCCGGGATAGCCACATGAAGCAGGGAAGATGCTATTATTGATGATGTTTGAACCACCTCACAAACTCTCGAATGCCGACTGATATCTCCACTTTGGGAGAATACCCCAACATCCGCACCGCCCTGCTGATATCAGCACATGTCTCCGGAACGTCGCTGGGATGAGGTGGGAGGAACTTTAATCTCGCAGCTTTCCCTAAGCTCTTCTCCAAAAGTCTCACAATCTCCAACAACTCCACCGCCCGCGAGTTGCCAAGGTTGAACACCTCATATCCAAACGGCCTCTTCAGCGCCGAGATGATCCCATCCACGATGTCCGAAACATACGTGTAATCCCTCCTCGCCCTGCCGTCGCCCAGTATGGGCAGCTCCTCTCCCGCCTCAATTAGCCTCGCGAACTTATGTATCGCCAGATCAGGCCGCATCCTAGGGCCGTAGACGCTGAACAACCTCAAGCAGGTAACCGGGATGTCGTAGAGATGATGATAGGTATAGCACAATAACTCCCCCGCCTTCTTGGTGGCCGAATACGGTGAGATCGGCCTGCTCGTCTCATCATCCTCTCCCGTCGGCGCTTCGCGGATGATCCCGTAAACCGAGGAGGATGAGCCGAAGATAAAGCTCTTCAGGGATGCGTCCTTGAAGGTCTCAAGCAGGTTGAGCGTTCCCCTGACGTTCACCTCCTCATACAGAAGCGGCTCGCGGGCGGATCTCCTAACCCCGGCCCTTGCGGCGAGGTGAACCACAGCTCCGAACTCGTATCCCTCTCTGATCCGCCTGAGAGTTTTCAAATCCCTGATATCCCCTTCGATGAGGGTGAAGTTGGGTAGGTTCAGAAGGTTTGATATGTTTCCCCACTTGATTTTAGGGTCGTAGAAGGGATCGAAGTTGTCGAGGCAGACCACCTCTATCCCTTGGGAGACGAGCCTTTCGCACAGGTGTGATCCGATAAATCCGGCTCCGCCTGTGACCAGAACCGTCGAGATGTCGGTCAATTTCCCACCTCCTCGGCGTAATAGGCGCTCAGGATGATCTTGGCCGCTTTGAAGCCATCCCTTATCGCCTTCGTCACGTTTCCCTCCTCTATCAGATCTCCGCCAGCAAGGACCGATTCGCGTGATGTGGAGAGGTCATCCGGACTGACCCTGACGAACCCTCTTTCGTCCAAGATCAGGTTTTCGTCCTTGAAATCCGGAATCGCCCCTATAGCGTTAACGACGGCGTCCACCTGTAACTCGAGCTCATTTCCGTGCGAAAGCTCTCCATCTTTCATCCTCACGGCCCTCATGATGATTCGGCCTCGATCTCTTTCCATCCGAATCGGCTTTGTGAGGAACATGAACTGGACGCCCTCCGATTTAGCCGCTTCATACTCCTTTTCTAGGGAACGAGGTCCTTTTTCCCAGTACACCACGAGGGGCTGTGCGCCGTATCTCAGGAGGGTTCTCGCCGTGTCCATGGCGGTGTTTCCCCCTTCGGTGACGATCACCCTTTTACCCCTAAATCGCCTTATCATCTCCTCCACCCCCAGCTCCCTTTCCATCTTGAAGAGATCCTTGGACGAGATGGTGCCGCTCTCCTCCTCACCTGGTATTCCCAACCTTTTCGCCACGGTGAGCCCTGTGGCCAGGAAGGCCAAGGTATATCCCCTCTCAAATAGATCGTCGAGGCTGAGATCGCCCTCCTTACCGATGCTGATACCGAGCTCGAACTCCACGCCGAGCCGCTCCAGGTCGTTTATAAGGTCATTTATCACCTGATCGGCGGGAAATCTGAAGCGCGGCGTCTCCCAGTATGGTATACCTCCGGGATGATTTTCCCTCTCGAAAATGGTCACCGAACATCCCCGTTCAGCTAGCCTCCATGCTGCTGCCATACCTGCCGGTCCCGATCCGACCACAGCCACTCTGACCGTGCTGGGGAGCAGGTTCATCCTGAAGGGCGGAGGGATCTCATCGCGACTCTCTCTGCCCCATTGCCAGAGGAATTTGAAGATCTCCTTATTTCTTATCGAACATCTATGCCCCATCAGCCTACCGAGGAAACAGCTTTCCCTGCAATAAAGCTCGTCCTGGCAGAGGAAGGATGTGACGCCGAAGAGGGGGTTATCGGATCGAAGGGTCAGGTATGCCTCCGGAATCTCGCCCTCGGCTATCAGAGCCAGGATTTGGTTGATACGCACGTTCAGCGGGCAGCCGTTTCTGCAAGGTGCAGATGGACAGTGCAGGCATCTGCGCGCTTCCTCCACGGCTTCCTCCTCATGTATCGGCGGACAGGTCAGGTCGAAGTCTCCTATGAGCGATTCGCCCTTAAGGGTTCGTCTTCGAGGCTGAAGCGGCATGGCTCCGGAGCGAATGATCTCCTTTAACCGTCCGCCCACCCGTGAGTTAACGGCCATGAGCTTTACGGCCACGTCCACGTCGCCCTTGACATCCTCAGGTGGGGATTCGTAGATCGATTTCAGATATCCCACCAACTTCCTCCTCAGATCGTATGTTGACGATCTGGAGTAGAGCTCCGTTCTCTCTATGAATCCTCTGATCTCCTCGGGGATCATGCCGGATATATCCCCTCCGGCGGCCACCTTCTCCCTGACGAGTGTAGATGAGAGATGGGCGAGTCGCTCCGGAATCTCCATTGCCAGAACCTTATCGGAGAACTTCGATCTGGAGGGATGTCTCATAAATCGGAGCACGTCATCGATCGTTTTATCCCCCCTGGTGAAGACGATGAGCCGCGCTTTATCGAAAAGCTCCCCTATCTCTCCTTCGGGGTTTTCGTAATATTTGGGGTCGAATATCCTGACGAGGGTGTCGTATCCGACTATGAAGAAAGGAAAGACGTGCGGAAAGCTCGATCTTATCGCGCGGGCCTTATCCACGAATCTCCCGTGGCTGGATATGCCGACCCAGAACCTATCGTACATCCTGGCGACGAGGTGGAGCATCAGGAGTCTGTCGGTCAGAGTCGCTCCGAAGAGCCTTTTATCGACGTTGACCTTCGTCAACAACAGCAGTATCCCTCCCAGTTGGATCTCCTCTCTGGTTTTAAGGGCCATCTCCAGATGGGCGTTAGTTATGGGATTGAAGGAGGCGGAAAGCACGCCTAACCTTTCGGGGAGGGTCTCATGGGGGGCATACGTTATCTCGATCCTCGGCTGGCCGGAGGGATCGAGCTCGTCTACGAGCCTATCGAGCCTTAATATCTCATCTATACGATCGACCTGCTCGCTCATTACTCTAGTATACCTCATCGTGCGAACCAATATCGATCAGAATGATCATTTCCTTACCGGAATCAGGATCAGATTCAAAGGTGAAGACTATTCGACAGTCATATTCCACCCAGCAAGCCCATAAACCTTCCAACTGTCCGCGCAATTTATGGGTTCTTAAGGCTGGAATGAAGGGATCTTCCACTAACAGTTCCAAGACCTCAAAAATTCGATCTTTTAACCGGGGATTTCCCCTTATACATCGTTTAAAAGCCCGGCGGAAACTTGTATGCCATACAAGGGTTTTCATTCTTCTCTCAACAGATCATCCTTAAGATCCTCAATTGTTCCTCGGCATGCCTTACCCTCGCGCAGAGCTCTCAGGGTTTCTTCAGCATTATGAGCTATCTCCGCACGTCGTCGCTCTATCAATCTTCGCTTGATAAGCTCCACCAGAATCTCTTGATCTTCCGGTGGAAGCATCTCCACATATTCGATGACCTGTTGAAACGATAATCCCCCTCTGCTATTCATTTCCAACCTCCGGTTGTCCCGTGATCACCTCGCCGGGGGATCTCCATACGGCGTAGGAGAAGCCCTCCTTTGTGGCTGCCGCGCCGAAGGAGCCGTCTTTGGACAGGGCGATGAAAGCAGCCATGATCTCTTTATCTTCGGGCTTTTTACCTAAGATACGTCTGACGGCATATTCGCAGGCCTCCTGTGGCGAAAATCCGTCGCGCATCTTCTCGACGATCAGGAAGCTGCCGCAGAACTTCATGATCTCCTCGCCCACCCCCGTCGCCGCCGCTGCGCCGATATCGTTATCCACGTAGACGCCCGCACCGATTATGGGCGAATCTCCAACACGACCGGGGAGTTTATACGCAAGGCCGCTCGTGGAACACCCCACCGTTAGATCCCCGTTGGAGTCGAGGGCGATGAGGCTGACGGTGTCATGCGATTCGACCTCCTCGTTGGATTTCCTCCATTCCAGCCACCTCCTCCTGCTCTCTTCCGTCAGCAGTTCCATCTTTTGAAAACCACATTGTAGGGCGAACTTAAAGGCGCCCTCCCCCACAAGCATGACATGCCTGGTCAGCTCCATCACCTTTCGGGCGACCGAGATCGGGTTCTTTATGTATCTCAATCCGGCGACGCTCCCGGCGTTGTGGGTGGGGCCGTGCATGATGGCGGCGTCAAGCTCGACGTATCCACTGCTGTTCGGCAGTCCGCCGTAGCCGACGGAGGTGACCTGAGGGTCGTCCTCCACAACCTTAATCCCCTCCTCAACGGCATCCAGGGAGCTGACGCCTTCTCTCAGAAGCTCACCGGCTTTCAGGACGGCCTGTTTTCCGAACCACCAGGTGGATATCGCTATTGGTTTCATCTATCCTCGGTTTATACGCTGGGCTATTTGTATCGCGCCTATTCAGACCAGGGATGATCCCAGCAGGCGCTATTTCCCCGGCCATAAATTCATTATCCTCTCCCTCCCAGATCAGCCAGCACAGCTTGCAGAAGCGAATCTCCTCTAAGGTTTTCATCTTTAACTTGTCCCTCGGCTACGCCCCGGTTTCCTGTCCTCGGGGACCAAAAGATAGGGGATACCGTTTTTAATCGGATAGGCTATATCACATCTGTGACAGATTATCTCATTTCTCCTCCATTCCACCTTCCCCTTGCAGAGGGGACAGACGACTATATCCTTAAGCGTTTTGGCAGGCGGCTTACGTCGCCTTGCCAGGAAGGATTTGATCTTGACCTTCCATCTCTGAGGCATCGAGTTTTTGATGTAAGAGATGAAGAAGTCGAAGAGCGATTCCTCCGGCGCGTTCATCAGCAGCTCCTCCACCGCCTGAGCCGACTCCAGTTGGAGCGGCGACGGGTCGGGCGGCAGGATGGTGTAGTTTATCCTCCCCTCCCACTCATACCGCACGAGGAAGAGGTGGTGGTACCTCTGATGGAATCTGGCGAAGTCCTTATCGTGAGCTGCAAGGCAGTGGAAAAGCTGGCCGAACTGGTTTCCCCCCACCTTTTTCTGTATCACCAGCTTCCCGTTTATCAGGTTGACGATCCAATTATGGTACGGCCAGCCGTAAAGCCTCTCTGCGATCTCAGAGGGCGTCTCGATATATCCCCTGTAGCTAACCCTCATGAGCTCCTTAAGCAGCAGTTCGGGATCTTCAACGTGTTCCAGGACGTGTGAGCAGATGGTGTAGTCGAATGATTTATCCGCGAAGGGAAGATACTGTCCGTCTGCGGCGACGAGCATCCTATCGGCCACGATCGGTCCGCCGCGCTGCGTGTCATCCTCGATGAACTTATCGCATAACACATCCGATCTGATTTTTGGATCGTGGCCGCTGCCTATCTCCAGAACGAAATCGTCAGGTCTGATGTTCATACTCTATCGCCTGCCTTGTGCGGTTTTTTGAAAACCATGCTGATATAAAGCCCCATACGAGGCATGATTCGAGCCATGATCTTCCCCTTAATTCCCACTCCCACGCATAACCTTTCGATCCTGAATCCCCTGAGCTTGAAATATCTCTCGAGGTCTATCGGCGAGGCGAGATAGGAGCTATCGGAATCGCCTCCTATGACCTTATCGTCGAGATCCGGCTCGCGATATATAAAGCGAGGTCTTGCCGATAGCCTCTTTCCGATGGAGATGAGGAAGTTCTTCAGGCATAACTTTAGCCCCTCGCCTATCGATCCGGCCCAGACGATCTCATCATGTCGTCCTAAAGCCTTTTTGATCAGATCCATCAGCGGAAGTATAGGCGAACAGAGATTGGGACCGACGATCACGATTCTGCCCCCCGGTTTAACCACCCTCATCATCTCATCCAATCCCATCTTGACGTCCGGCAGGTGCTCGATCAGCTCGTTTGAACAGACGAGATCAAAGCTCTCATCCTTGAAAGGCAGCTCTAGGGCATCGCAGGCGATATATGAGAGATCGGGTCCGATCCATCTTGAGCTCTCCGCCAGGAAGAAGGGTGAGAGATCCGTCCCCACCACCCTATACCCTTTACGGGCCAACATCATAGATGAAAGCCCGTTGCCACAGCCCAGCTCCAGTATGAGCTCTCCTGGATCGGCGAAGGCCGAGACCAGATCGACATACGGCCTGAGATACCCCTCATCATGCCTGCGCAGGAATCCCAGATACACTTCGGAGGTCAGATAGAACCTCCGCATTTTGTCTCTTATCTCTTCTCCCTTCACGTTAGAAATTATACTACATCTATCTCGATGAATCCAAGGGTTTGAATTCGGTCGGTATGAGCACACCGGCCGAGATTATCAGCTTCAGTCCCTCCTCGACGCTCATCTCCAGAGGGACAACCTGATCTTCAGGAACGATCAGGAGAAAGCCTGAGGTGGGGTTTGGAGTGGTGGGGATGAAAACGTGTATGACGTTTCGATCGAGCGTCCTTGCTATCTCCCCCTTTCCAAATGAGGTGACGAAGCCTATCGAATATATCCCCGCTCTGGGATACTCCAGTAGAACCACCTGTTTAAATATGCTCTTCCTATCCCCCGACCTGATAAACGCATCGGCTATCTGTCTGACCGTGATATAGATCTTGCTCAAAAGCGGTATCCTGGATATGATCTTTTCCCAGTATCCGGCGACCTTTCTGCCGATGAAGTTGGTGGTGGCCAGGCCCACGAGGATGATGAAGCCCGTCGCGATGATCAGACCCAAACCGGGTATTTTGCTTATGGGCCTGAGCCACGGTATCTCCGAGAACCTCGCCAGCACGAACTCATCTATCGGTGCGACTAGCTTAAAGACGAGCAGAA encodes:
- a CDS encoding FAD-dependent oxidoreductase, yielding MSEQVDRIDEILRLDRLVDELDPSGQPRIEITYAPHETLPERLGVLSASFNPITNAHLEMALKTREEIQLGGILLLLTKVNVDKRLFGATLTDRLLMLHLVARMYDRFWVGISSHGRFVDKARAIRSSFPHVFPFFIVGYDTLVRIFDPKYYENPEGEIGELFDKARLIVFTRGDKTIDDVLRFMRHPSRSKFSDKVLAMEIPERLAHLSSTLVREKVAAGGDISGMIPEEIRGFIERTELYSRSSTYDLRRKLVGYLKSIYESPPEDVKGDVDVAVKLMAVNSRVGGRLKEIIRSGAMPLQPRRRTLKGESLIGDFDLTCPPIHEEEAVEEARRCLHCPSAPCRNGCPLNVRINQILALIAEGEIPEAYLTLRSDNPLFGVTSFLCQDELYCRESCFLGRLMGHRCSIRNKEIFKFLWQWGRESRDEIPPPFRMNLLPSTVRVAVVGSGPAGMAAAWRLAERGCSVTIFERENHPGGIPYWETPRFRFPADQVINDLINDLERLGVEFELGISIGKEGDLSLDDLFERGYTLAFLATGLTVAKRLGIPGEEESGTISSKDLFKMERELGVEEMIRRFRGKRVIVTEGGNTAMDTARTLLRYGAQPLVVYWEKGPRSLEKEYEAAKSEGVQFMFLTKPIRMERDRGRIIMRAVRMKDGELSHGNELELQVDAVVNAIGAIPDFKDENLILDERGFVRVSPDDLSTSRESVLAGGDLIEEGNVTKAIRDGFKAAKIILSAYYAEEVGN
- a CDS encoding type II toxin-antitoxin system mRNA interferase toxin, RelE/StbE family; this translates as MKTLVWHTSFRRAFKRCIRGNPRLKDRIFEVLELLVEDPFIPALRTHKLRGQLEGLWACWVEYDCRIVFTFESDPDSGKEMIILIDIGSHDEVY
- a CDS encoding DUF502 domain-containing protein, which codes for MKRAIIKLRRYFLAGLLALLPTIVVVLLVFKLVAPIDEFVLARFSEIPWLRPISKIPGLGLIIATGFIILVGLATTNFIGRKVAGYWEKIISRIPLLSKIYITVRQIADAFIRSGDRKSIFKQVVLLEYPRAGIYSIGFVTSFGKGEIARTLDRNVIHVFIPTTPNPTSGFLLIVPEDQVVPLEMSVEEGLKLIISAGVLIPTEFKPLDSSR
- a CDS encoding class I SAM-dependent methyltransferase, translating into MRRFYLTSEVYLGFLRRHDEGYLRPYVDLVSAFADPGELILELGCGNGLSSMMLARKGYRVVGTDLSPFFLAESSRWIGPDLSYIACDALELPFKDESFDLVCSNELIEHLPDVKMGLDEMMRVVKPGGRIVIVGPNLCSPILPLMDLIKKALGRHDEIVWAGSIGEGLKLCLKNFLISIGKRLSARPRFIYREPDLDDKVIGGDSDSSYLASPIDLERYFKLRGFRIERLCVGVGIKGKIMARIMPRMGLYISMVFKKPHKAGDRV
- a CDS encoding prolipoprotein diacylglyceryl transferase — translated: MYPKLFQIGPITVWSFGVMMALAFITTSILLQKELARRGVNGNTASWITIAAIAGGIIGAKFYWAFEHFGEFIHSPLSSLFTGSGLTWYGGVMLAALAVALTIKLSCKGNPFWKVADPIGPLIALGYAIGRMGCFLSGDGDYGPPSNLPWAMAFPHGTVPTPPGVRVHPTPLYEIALSLPIFFYLWHMRKKVEDMPGYLFGMYMILGGCERFITEFWRLTPKTPFGLTYPQTWSLLMIGGGAILVWYAKNHRITPQETRRTKGRRRGR
- a CDS encoding GDP-mannose 4,6-dehydratase — encoded protein: MSTVLVTGGAGFIGSHLCERLVSQGIEVVCLDNFDPFYDPKIKWGNISNLLNLPNFTLIEGDIRDLKTLRRIREGYEFGAVVHLAARAGVRRSAREPLLYEEVNVRGTLNLLETFKDASLKSFIFGSSSSVYGIIREAPTGEDDETSRPISPYSATKKAGELLCYTYHHLYDIPVTCLRLFSVYGPRMRPDLAIHKFARLIEAGEELPILGDGRARRDYTYVSDIVDGIISALKRPFGYEVFNLGNSRAVELLEIVRLLEKSLGKAARLKFLPPHPSDVPETCADISRAVRMLGYSPKVEISVGIREFVRWFKHHQ
- a CDS encoding N(4)-(beta-N-acetylglucosaminyl)-L-asparaginase, with the protein product MKPIAISTWWFGKQAVLKAGELLREGVSSLDAVEEGIKVVEDDPQVTSVGYGGLPNSSGYVELDAAIMHGPTHNAGSVAGLRYIKNPISVARKVMELTRHVMLVGEGAFKFALQCGFQKMELLTEESRRRWLEWRKSNEEVESHDTVSLIALDSNGDLTVGCSTSGLAYKLPGRVGDSPIIGAGVYVDNDIGAAAATGVGEEIMKFCGSFLIVEKMRDGFSPQEACEYAVRRILGKKPEDKEIMAAFIALSKDGSFGAAATKEGFSYAVWRSPGEVITGQPEVGNE
- a CDS encoding methyltransferase domain-containing protein → MNIRPDDFVLEIGSGHDPKIRSDVLCDKFIEDDTQRGGPIVADRMLVAADGQYLPFADKSFDYTICSHVLEHVEDPELLLKELMRVSYRGYIETPSEIAERLYGWPYHNWIVNLINGKLVIQKKVGGNQFGQLFHCLAAHDKDFARFHQRYHHLFLVRYEWEGRINYTILPPDPSPLQLESAQAVEELLMNAPEESLFDFFISYIKNSMPQRWKVKIKSFLARRRKPPAKTLKDIVVCPLCKGKVEWRRNEIICHRCDIAYPIKNGIPYLLVPEDRKPGRSRGTS
- a CDS encoding DnaJ domain-containing protein, translating into MIEIESRKIEAKREQIAHLCLELEEMKLDLRRFEAEYGAMIGKLLLELDRLKVKLKEYSLKIETANANPNMTEEEIDQLIEGKLKWERAKVEKQEEMLEKIKDEFEPGESDRTEREEMRRLYLKLAKKYHPDKAEDKEKSERMMAIINKAYEEGDLQLLRKLSVQVDDEIEEPSKKRRIERLREQDRRLDRVIAELKEEIERIRRSPMYRLKCQVEAAKRRGEDLFERMAEEVRGKIKTLRFRLELMSARFKSMMNLRKSLRGMMRWL